In a genomic window of Fimbriiglobus ruber:
- a CDS encoding DUF4054 domain-containing protein produces the protein MGCIQYNDSAFRSLFPAYANTVLYPAAMVQAFWDTATAYVSNRKGGCYTGGMTVAQQTLALNQMTAHLLYLNGQIAAGNTPGVMTGATIDKISITLEPPPAPNAWQYWLQSTPYGQQLLALLQVVSAGGFYVTTSVPGQAGFRFGNGW, from the coding sequence GTGGGCTGCATCCAGTACAACGATTCGGCCTTCCGGTCACTCTTCCCGGCGTACGCCAACACGGTCCTCTACCCGGCCGCGATGGTCCAGGCGTTCTGGGACACGGCGACGGCTTACGTCAGCAACCGTAAGGGCGGATGCTACACCGGCGGGATGACCGTCGCCCAGCAGACCCTGGCCCTCAACCAGATGACGGCCCACCTCCTCTACCTCAACGGTCAGATTGCGGCGGGAAACACTCCCGGCGTGATGACTGGTGCGACGATCGACAAGATCAGCATCACCCTGGAGCCACCGCCAGCACCGAACGCGTGGCAGTATTGGTTGCAATCGACCCCCTACGGGCAGCAGCTGCTCGCGCTGTTACAGGTGGTTTCGGCGGGCGGCTTCTACGTCACGACGAGTGTTCCGGGGCAAGCCGGGTTCCGGTTCGGGAACGGCTGGTAA
- a CDS encoding major capsid family protein encodes MQTITHSALDGKSVRPLIFRNVEDYEDLHRIGIGGLDKIIDAGFGMDSIQGNVTQASIPVQLQFLQQFLPGFVKVMTAARKIDEFIGINTAGSWEDEEVVQGIIENTGSAVPYGDLTNVPLSSWNENWVTRTVVRFELGMRVGNLEEKRAARIMVNSAESKRESAGLALEQQRNAVGFYGYNSGNNFTYGFLNDPGLPAYVTVAATGTGSSTLWSTKTFLEICADIRTAIVGLRTQSQDTIDPETTALTLGLPTDCVDYLSVTSDFGISVRDWLTQTYKKTRIVSAPS; translated from the coding sequence CCGCAACGTCGAAGACTACGAAGACCTGCACCGGATCGGCATCGGCGGCCTCGACAAGATCATTGACGCCGGCTTCGGCATGGACTCGATCCAGGGTAACGTGACCCAGGCCAGCATTCCCGTGCAGTTGCAGTTCCTCCAGCAGTTCCTGCCCGGCTTCGTCAAGGTGATGACGGCCGCCCGCAAGATCGACGAGTTCATCGGCATCAACACCGCCGGGAGCTGGGAGGACGAAGAAGTCGTCCAGGGCATCATCGAAAACACCGGTTCCGCGGTGCCGTACGGCGACCTGACCAACGTACCCCTGTCCAGCTGGAACGAGAACTGGGTGACGCGGACCGTCGTCCGCTTCGAGCTCGGCATGCGGGTCGGCAACTTGGAAGAGAAGCGTGCCGCTCGCATTATGGTCAACAGCGCGGAATCGAAGCGCGAGTCGGCCGGTCTGGCCCTGGAGCAGCAGCGGAATGCGGTGGGCTTCTACGGTTATAACTCGGGAAACAACTTTACCTACGGCTTCCTGAACGATCCCGGCTTACCGGCCTACGTCACCGTGGCCGCCACCGGCACCGGCAGTTCCACCTTGTGGTCGACAAAGACCTTCCTCGAAATCTGCGCCGACATCCGGACCGCGATCGTCGGCCTCCGCACCCAATCGCAGGACACCATCGATCCCGAAACGACCGCCCTGACCCTGGGGCTTCCGACGGATTGCGTGGACTACCTGTCGGTGACCTCGGACTTCGGCATCTCGGTGCGCGACTGGTTGACCCAGACGTACAAGAAGACCCGCATCGTGTCGGCCCCCAGTTGA